In one window of Arachis ipaensis cultivar K30076 chromosome B06, Araip1.1, whole genome shotgun sequence DNA:
- the LOC107646468 gene encoding uncharacterized protein LOC107646468: MIGEAVRNRRISPLLVGRDKIELSHLQFADNTILFCPPEEETVKNYKRLLRCFEMMSGLSINFEKSNLIPVNCSQEWINRMCQLLGCQEAALPVRYLGINLGANSRLVKTWKPVIDKVEEKLSLWKAKVLSKAGKLVLIKSVINSLPIYYLSLYKMPNAVAQRIIYYMSSYKMPNVVARRIISM; this comes from the coding sequence ATGATCGGAGAGGCGGTTAGGAATCGGCGGATATCTCCTCTGTTAGTCGGTAGGGATAAAATAGAGCTATCACACTTACAATTTGCTGATAACACTATTTTATTCTGTCCACCGGAGGAGGAGACTGTCAAGAACTATAAGAGGCTTCTGAGGTGTTTTGAAATGATGTCTGGGTTGAGCATCAACTTCGAGAAGTCTAACTTGATACCAGTGAACTGCAGCCAGGAGTGGATCAACCGGATGTGTCAGCTATTAGGCTGTCAGGAGGCAGCTCTGCCGGTGCGGTACCTTGGCATTAACCTAGGAGCGAATTCGCGGTTGGTAAAAACTTGGAAACCGGTGATTGATAAGGTGGAAGAGAAACTCAGCTTGTGGAAAGCAAAGGTTCTTAGCAAGGCTGGAAAGCTGGTACTTATCAAGTCAGTTATCAACAGCCTGCCCATTTACTACCTGAGTTTGTACAAGATGCCAAACGCGGTTGCACAGAGAATTATTTACTACATGAGTTCGTACAAGATGCCAAACGTGGTTGCACGGAGAATTATCTCTATGTAG
- the LOC107646467 gene encoding uncharacterized protein LOC107646467 has translation MLGLIETKKEVMTKFDVVRIWGSDRACWKFVGSIGSSGGLLFIWNESAFKMYNCYKGDRWLCLEGVVVKDNFHCAICLVYGPHERAEKISMWEKLSYIAGLCQVPVCFLGDFNEIMLLEERKGATTLPASAAEFRTWINDIELIDLELNDCKYTWFRGQSCSRIDRSLVSSEWLDMYPKTRLRSGPRGLSDHCPLIMEDFRRFDGPRPFRSLDSWFTHEGFLRMVKEE, from the coding sequence ATGTTGGGTCTGATAGAAACAAAGAAGGAGGTCATGACTAAATTTGATGTTGTTCGTATATGGGGAAGTGACAGAGCGTGTTGGAAGTTTGTAGGTTCGATTGGATCTTCTGGAGGACTATTGTTCATATGGAATGAGTCGGCTTTTAAAATGTATAATTGCTACAAAGGGGATAGATGGTTGTGTTTAGAGGGGGTAGTGGTCAAAGATAACTTTCATTGTGCTATTTGTTTGGTGTATGGACCGCATGAGAGAGCTGAGAAGATCTCCATGTGGGAGAAGCTGAGTTATATTGCAGGATTGTGTCAGGTGCCGGTCTGTTTTTTGGGGGACTTTAATGAAATTATGCTTTTGGAGGAAAGGAAAGGAGCAACCACATTACCAGCGTCTGCGGCAGAGTTTAGAACATGGATAAATGATATAGAGTTGATTGATTTGGAACTTAATGATTGTAAGTATACATGGTTCAGGGGACAGTCGTGCAGTCGTATTGATAGGAGCTTGGTTTCTTCAGAGTGGCTTGATATGTACCCGAAGACGAGGCTAAGAAGTGGGCCTCGAGGTTTATCTGATCACTGCCCTTTGATCATGGAAGATTTCAGAAGATTCGATGGTCCAAGACCGTTCCGTAGCCTGGACTCGTGGTTCACGCATGAAGGATTCTTGAGGATGGTGAAGGAAGAATGA